A window from bacterium encodes these proteins:
- a CDS encoding phosphoribosylformylglycinamidine cyclo-ligase, whose amino-acid sequence MAEERLTYKSAGVDINALDDAKRIIAKLAQKTFTPNVLSEIGLFAGAFSVGDTVLLASTDGVGTKLIVAKMAGVLNTVGEDLVNHCVNDIAVHGATPLFMLDYIGYSLLSAKELTEIVAGISRGCERAGVSLIGGETAQMPGMYPEGIFDLVGFIVGQVEKDKLITGQKIKPGDVVIGLPANGLHTNGYSLARKVLFERAGLKVDSYIEELGETVGEALLRVHPLYLGAIKIATQSLDVHGMVHITGGGVPGNLRRILPKGCSAEIIAESAKVPKIIELIGKLGKIERTEMYRTFNMGFGLLIIVDQSEREKALELLKEYKPFVAGKIVEGNKEVKII is encoded by the coding sequence TTGGCTGAAGAAAGACTCACATATAAATCAGCCGGAGTTGATATAAACGCACTTGATGACGCGAAAAGAATTATAGCAAAACTTGCCCAAAAAACCTTCACCCCGAATGTTCTATCCGAGATAGGACTTTTTGCGGGTGCTTTTTCAGTGGGCGACACCGTGCTTCTCGCCAGCACAGATGGAGTTGGTACCAAGCTTATTGTTGCAAAAATGGCCGGAGTCCTGAATACAGTCGGCGAAGACCTCGTTAACCACTGCGTTAACGACATAGCCGTTCACGGTGCAACACCGCTTTTCATGCTCGACTACATAGGTTACTCTTTACTTTCAGCAAAAGAGCTTACCGAAATAGTGGCTGGCATATCCCGTGGATGCGAGAGGGCTGGCGTATCGCTCATCGGTGGTGAAACCGCCCAAATGCCCGGAATGTATCCGGAAGGAATTTTTGACCTCGTTGGCTTCATCGTGGGACAGGTAGAAAAAGACAAACTCATAACCGGGCAAAAAATAAAACCCGGCGATGTAGTAATAGGGCTTCCTGCAAATGGTCTTCACACAAACGGCTACTCGCTTGCCAGAAAAGTTCTTTTCGAAAGGGCGGGGCTTAAGGTTGATAGCTACATCGAGGAGCTTGGCGAAACGGTAGGAGAAGCGCTTTTAAGGGTGCATCCGCTTTATCTTGGGGCAATAAAGATCGCTACGCAAAGTCTCGATGTCCACGGCATGGTTCACATTACGGGTGGCGGTGTTCCTGGCAATCTTAGAAGAATTTTGCCAAAAGGCTGCAGCGCTGAAATAATAGCTGAAAGTGCCAAAGTCCCGAAAATAATCGAGCTAATAGGAAAACTTGGGAAAATAGAGCGTACCGAAATGTACAGAACATTCAATATGGGCTTTGGACTGCTTATAATCGTGGACCAAAGCGAACGAGAAAAAGCGCTCGAACTATTAAAAGAATACAAGCCATTCGTGGCGGGCAAGATCGTTGAGGGCAATAAAGAAGTAAAAATTATCTGA